A region of Diospyros lotus cultivar Yz01 chromosome 3, ASM1463336v1, whole genome shotgun sequence DNA encodes the following proteins:
- the LOC127796633 gene encoding DEAD-box ATP-dependent RNA helicase 42 — MEETKHKSCRKEDSEGREDSKSRSHRKDESGSKEDLKTRSHRSDWEDSEIKEESKSRSLRRDRGDRERDGVRKSDKDRDRHRDSSDKRKDRRSEREKSADDDKYSERESRRSERERSVDEKHREREKNKDRHRDRDKDKDKKRRQEEDRTRDRDRAKDKERDREDRVEADRERKREREEREKRDRERDRAREREKEREKRERDRIRERDKFRDVSSDDDEGDVMDRKRRRKEEDSRERERGRSSRSKRNREDGEDSSPRKRSDEDLSEKKEVRTREEDLEEEQRKLDEEMEKRRRRVQEWQELRRKKEESEREKLGVTSNADEPTAGKTWTLEGESDDEEPVPEEKTGIDINSDGDVRPMDEDGVPMVVDSQNGAWAAPAPQNDGDGASVDEEIDPLDAFMNSMVLPEVEKLNTAVVPSASEGKSSNLNKDKSENQTNGVPRKGLSKSIGRIIPGEDSDSDYGEIEKDEDAVEDEDDDEFMKRVKKTKAEKLSIVDHSKIEYPPFRKNFYIEVKEISRMTSEEVAAYRKQLELKIHGKDVPKPIKTWHQIGLSTKILETIKKLNYEKPMPIQAQALPIIMSGRDCIGIAKTGSGKTLAFVLPMLRHIKDQPPLVSGDGPIGVIMAPTRELVQQIHSDIKKFTKVMGLTCVPVYGGSGVAQQISELKRGAEIVVCTPGRMIDILCTSGGKITNLRRVTYLVMDEADRMFDMGFEPQITRIVQNTRPDRQTVLFSATFPRQVEILARKVLNKPVEIQVGGRSVVNKDIAQLVEVRPENERFLRLLELLGEWYEKGKILIFVHTQEKCDALFRDLIKHGYPCLSLHGGKDQTDRESTISDFKSNVCNLLTATSVAARGLDVKELELVINFDVPNHYEDYVHRVGRTGRAGRKGCAITFISEEDARYAPDLVKALELSEQVVPDDLKALADGFMAKVNQGLEQAHGTGYGGSGFKFNEEEDEVRRAAKKAQAREYGFEEDKSDSDDEDEGIKKAGGDFSQQAILAQAAALAAASKVSVGTTPASAVQLLPNAGLPVSLPGVLGLTIPGAAAVVPGAPVPITAGDGAARAAALAAAMNLQHNLAKLQADAMPEHYQAELEINDFPQNARWKVTHKETLGPISEWTGAAITTRGQYFPPGKIPGPGERKLYLFIEGPTEQSVKRAKAELKRVLEDITSQALSLPGSGQPGRYSVL, encoded by the coding sequence ATGGAAGAGACTAAACATAAGTCGTGTAGGAAGGAAGATTCAGAAGGTAGAGAGGATTCGAAGAGTAGGAGTCATAGGAAGGATGAATCGGGAAGCAAAGAAGATTTGAAGACTAGGAGTCATAGGAGTGACTGGGAGGATTCTGAGATCAAGGAGGAGTCGAAGAGTAGGAGTCTCCGCAGGGATAGGGGGGACCGGGAGCGGGATGGGGTGAGGAAAAGCGACAAGGACAGGGACCGACATCGTGATTCTTCCGATAAGAGAAAGGATAGGCGATCCGAGAGGGAGAAAAGTGCGGATGATGACAAGTATTCAGAGAGGGAGAGTAGGCGGTCTGAGAGGGAGAGAAGTGTCGATGAGAAGCACCGGGAAAGGGAGAAGAACAAGGATCGGCATAGAGACAGAGACAAGGACAAGGACAAGAAGAGAAGGCAGGAGGAAGACAGAACAAGAGATAGAGACAGGGCCAAAGACAAAGAGCGGGACAGGGAAGACAGAGTAGAGGCAgacagagaaagaaaaagagaaagagaagagagggagaagagagatagGGAACGGGATAGggcaagggagagagaaaaagaaagggagaagaggGAGAGGGACAGAATTAGGGAAAGAGATAAGTTCCGGGATGTTAGTAGTGATGACGATGAAGGTGATGTAATGGACCGGAAGAGGCGGAGGAAAGAGGAGGACAGCAGAGAAAGGGAGCGTGGGCGGAGCAGCAGGTCCAAGAGGAATAGGGAGGACGGTGAGGATAGTAGCCCCAGAAAAAGGAGTGACGAAGACTTGTCTGAGAAGAAAGAAGTGAGAACCCGAGAAGAGGATCTAGAAGAAGAACAAAGGAAATTAGACGAGGAAATGGAGAAACGGAGGAGGAGAGTTCAGGAATGGCAAGAACTGAGGAGGAAAAAGGAGGAATCTGAGAGGGAAAAGCTTGGAGTAACATCCAACGCTGATGAACCTACAGCTGGGAAAACATGGACCTTAGAAGGTGAATCTGACGATGAAGAACCAGTTCCTGAGGAGAAAACAGGGATAGATATAAACTCCGATGGAGATGTTAGGCCAATGGATGAGGATGGAGTTCCGATGGTAGTTGACTCTCAAAATGGAGCTTGGGCTGCACCTGCTCCACAAAATGATGGCGATGGTGCTTCTGTGGACGAGGAAATTGATCCTCTAGATGCTTTCATGAATTCTATGGTATTGCCAGAGGTTGAGAAGCTGAATACAGCTGTTGTACCTTCTGCTTCTGAGGGGAAGAGCTCTAACTTGAATAAAGATAAGAGTGAGAATCAAACAAATGGAGTGCCCAGGAAAGGGTTGAGTAAGTCAATAGGAAGGATCATCCCCGGGGAAGATTCTGATTCTGATTATGGTGAAATTGAGAAGGATGAAGATGCCGTTGAAGACGAGGATGATGACGAATTCATGAAAAGGGTGAAAAAAACCAAAGCAGAAAAACTATCAATAGTTGATCATTCCAAGATTGAATACCCCCCATTTCGGAAAAATTTTTACATAGAGGTGAAGGAAATCTCAAGGATGACCTCTGAAGAGGTTGCTGCTTACAGGAAACAATTGGAGTTGAAGATACATGGAAAGGATGTTCCCAAGCCAATTAAGACTTGGCATCAAATTGGTCTATCAACTAAAATTCTTGAGACAATAAAGAAGCTTAACTATGAAAAACCGATGCCGATTCAAGCTCAAGCACTGCCAATAATAATGAGCGGTCGAGACTGTATAGGTATTGCAAAGACAGGCTCTGGAAAAACACTGGCCTTTGTGCTACCAATGTTGAGGCATATAAAAGATCAGCCACCTTTGGTGTCTGGAGATGGTCCTATTGGGGTTATAATGGCACCTACAAGAGAGCTTGTCCAGCAGATCCACAGTGACATCAAGAAATTTACAAAGGTAATGGGTCTCACTTGCGTGCCTGTATATGGAGGTTCTGGTGTTGCTCAACAAATTAGTGAACTGAAACGAGGGGCTGAGATTGTGGTGTGCACTCCAGGTAGGATGATTGATATTCTTTGCACTAGTGGCGGCAAAATTACAAATCTGCGCAGAGTTACTTATCTAGTCATGGATGAAGCTGATCGGATGTTTGATATGGGTTTTGAACCACAGATCACTCGGATTGTTCAAAATACTCGACCTGACCGCCAAACTGTACTCTTCTCTGCTACTTTTCCTCGTCAGGTTGAAATATTGGCTCGCAAAGTGCTGAACAAGCCTGTGGAAATACAGGTTGGTGGTCGAAGTGTTGTGAATAAAGACATTGCCCAGTTGGTTGAGGTGAGGCCAGAAAATGAAAGGTTCTTAAGACTGTTAGAACTACTTGGGGAGTGGTACGAGAAGGgtaagattttgatttttgtacaCACACAGGAGAAATGTGATGCTTTATTCAGGGATCTGATAAAGCAtggttatccttgcctctcCCTCCATGGTGGTAAGGATCAGACAGATCGTGAATCAACCATTTCTGATTTCAAAAGTAATGTTTGCAATTTGTTGACTGCAACGAGTGTTGCTGCCAGAGGTTTAGATGTAAAGGAGCTTGAACTGGTAATAAATTTTGATGTTCCCAACCACTATGAAGACTATGTTCATCGTGTTGGTAGGACAGGACGAGCTGGACGAAAAGGCTGTGCTATCACATTTATTTCAGAAGAAGATGCAAGATATGCGCCAGATCTTGTTAAAGCACTGGAACTTTCTGAGCAAGTTGTTCCAGATGATCTGAAAGCTCTTGCTGATGGCTTCATGGCAAAGGTGAATCAGGGACTTGAGCAAGCCCATGGAACTGGTTATGGTGGGAGTGGTTTTAAATTTAACGAAGAGGAGGATGAGGTGCGGAGAGCAGCAAAGAAAGCACAGGCAAGAGAGTATGGGTTTGAGGAAGACAAGTCAGATtcagatgatgaagatgaagggaTCAAAAAGGCAGGTGGTGACTTTTCTCAGCAAGCTATCCTTGCTCAGGCAGCTGCCCTTGCTGCTGCATCTAAAGTGAGTGTGGGTACAACCCCTGCATCAGCTGTTCAACTCCTCCCAAATGCTGGATTACCTGTTTCTTTGCCAGGTGTTCTTGGTCTAACAATACCTGGTGCAGCAGCTGTTGTGCCTGGTGCTCCAGTGCCAATTACTGCAGGTGATGGGGCAGCTAGGGCAGCAGCACTGGCAGCTGCAATGAATTTGCAGCACAACTTGGCCAAGCTACAGGCTGATGCCATGCCTGAACATTATCAAGCAGAGTTGGAGATAAATGATTTTCCCCAAAATGCTCGTTGGAAGGTCACACACAAGGAGACTTTGGGCCCAATTTCTGAATGGACTGGAGCTGCAATTACCACCAGGGGGCAGTATTTTCCTCCCGGTAAGATACCAGGACCAGGGGAGCGCAAGCTCTATTTGTTCATAGAGGGACCTACTGAACAATCTGTTAAAAGGGCAAAAGCAGAATTGAAACGTGTACTGGAAGACATTACGAGCCAAGCATTATCTCTTCCTGGTTCTGGCCAGCCAGGCAGATACTCAGTTTTGTAG